TGACTTCGCGATTTTGCGGGATGTATTTGCCAAGGCGCAGCCGGAGATTGTGCTGCATCTGGCAGCCCAGCCCCTTGTTATCAAAAGCTACGAGGAGCCGGTGCTGACATACGAAACCAACGTCATGGGCACGGTGAATGTGCTGGAGTGTGTGCGGCAGACGGAAAGCGTAAAATCTTTCCTCAATGTCACCACGGACAAGGTCTATGAAAATAAGGAATGGGCCTGGGGCTATAGGGAAAATGAGCCTTTGGATGGCTATGACCCCTATTCCAACAGCAAAAGCTGCTCGGAACTGGTCACCCACTGCTATAAAAAGAGCTTTTTCACCGATGCCCGCTGTGCCATTTCCACCGCTAGGGCAGGCAATGTCATCGGTGGCGGGGATTTTTCCGCAAACCGTATCGTGCCAGACTGCATCCATGCCGCCTGTGCCGGGAACACCATTGAGGTGCGCAATCCCTATTCCACACGTCCATACCAGCATGTGCTGGAACCTCTCTTTGCTTACCTACTGATTGCCCAGGCCCAATATGAGGACAGCACATGTGCAGATTGGTACAACGTGGGCCCCGACGAATGCGATTGCGTTACCACCGGCGAGCTTGTGGATATTTTCTGCCGCCAGTGGGGAGATGGGGTCAATTGGCAAAACATCAGTGTAGAGGGGCCACATGAGGCCAACTTTCTGAAGCTTGATTGCTCCAAAATAAAAAGCCGCTTGAAGTGGCGGCCAAACTGGCATATTAAAGATGCCCTGCGGGAAACGGTGGCCTGGACCAAGGCTTGGCAACGTGGTGAAGACATGGCCAAAGTAATGGATAAGCAGATTGAAGATTTTTTAGGAGGATGCAATGAATAAGCAGGAAATGCATGACAAGATTCTGGCCATGGTGCGGGAGTATTGCGATACTTACCATAATCAGGATGTAGCATATAGGAAAGGGGATCGCATTCCCTATGCCTCTCGGGTCTATGACCATGAAGAAATGGAAAACCTCGTGGACAGCGCTCTGGAGTTCTGGCTTACCTCTGGCCGCTATGTGCTGGAGTTTGAAAAGGGCATGGCAGAATACCTGGGGACAAAGTATGTAGCTGTGGTAAACTCTGGTTCCTCTGCTAATCTTCTGGCCTTTATGACCCTGACATCTCCGCTTCTCAAAGACCGCCGCATCTGCCGGGGGGATGAGGTTATCACGGTGGCGGCAGGTTTCCCCACCACGGTCTCTCCTATTATCAACTACGGGGCAGTGCCGGTGTTTGTGGATGTGACCATACCCCAGTACAACCTTGATGTTACCATGCTTGAAGCAGCATTGTCCGCAAAGACCAAGGCGGTGATGATCGCCCATACCTTGGGCAACCCCTTCGATCTGCAGGCAGTAAAAGACTTCTGCGACAAGCACAACCTGTGGCTGATAGAAGATAACTGCGATGCGCTGGGTTCCCTTTACACCATCAACGGGGAGGAGAAGCTGACAGGCACCATCGGTGACTTGGGTACCTCCAGTTTCTACCCGCCCCATCATATGACCATGGGCCAGGGGGGAGCTGTCTACACCTCTAACCCTCTGTTGAACAAAATCATGCGCTCTTTCCGTGACTGGGGTCGTGACTGTGTCTGCGCCTCCGGCCAGGACAACTTCTGCGGCCATCGCTTTGATGGCCAGTACGGGGAACTGCCCAAAGGCTACGACCACAAATACGTCTATTCTCATTTTGGCCTGAACCTCAACATTACGGACATGCAGGCGGCGATAGGTGTGGCGCAGCTGAAAAAGTTCCCGCAGTTCGTGGAACGCCGTCGTTACAACTTTGACAGGTTGTACAAAGGTTTGCAGGAAGTCAGCGATAAGCTGATTCTGCCAGAGCCAGTGGAAAACAGCAAGCCAAGTTGGTTTGGCTTTATGATGACCTGCAACGGTGTAGCTCGGGATGAGATAGTGCCCTACATCGAAAGCAAGGGTGTGCAGACCAGAATGCTCTTTGCGGGAAACCTTATAAAGCACCCCTGCTTTGATGAAATGCGGAAAAGTGGTGAGGGATATCGCGTAGTGGGCGACCTGGCCAACACAGACCGCATTATGAGGGATACCTTTTGGGTTGGTGTTTATCCTGGCATGACGGATGAAAAGATAGACTATATGGCCAAGGCAATCAAAGAAGCTGTATGTCTGTAAGATATTTTCAAGGTCAGGATACTTCGAAAATTGATTCCAAATAGAGATGGCGGTCATATGATGAAAAAACGTATTTTGGTTACGGGAGCGACTGGATTTTTAGGTAGTCATTTGATAAAACGATTGCTTCGTGAGGGGCAGGAAGTTGTTATTCTGAAACGTAGCTTCTCAGACATTTCTCGCATTGCGAGAGAAATGAAGCAGCTAAAAGCCTACAATCTTGACGAGATTTCCAATGTAGCACAGGTGTTCCAAGAACAACATATAGATGTGGTGATTCATACAGCTACATGCTATGGGAGGAATAGGGAGACTGTTCAGCAGGTTTTTGAAACGAACATAGTGTTTCCTTTGTCATTGTTAGAAACAGCCACATTCTTTAATACGGATACATTCTTTAATACGGATACAATTTTATCAAAATATCTAAACTGGTACGCATTGTCAAAAAAACAGTTCTCTGAAATTGGAAAACAATTTGCACATGTTGGGAAAATAAAATATATAGATGTGGTTTTAGAGCATATGTATGGAGAAGGGGACAGTAATTCGAAATTTATTCCCTTTCTCTTGAAATCTTTGCAGGATAATGTACCAGAATTGAAGTTAACAGCAGGAGAACAGAAGCGAGATTTTATATACGTTGAAGATGTGATAGATGCATACTGGAAAATAATGATACAACAGGATAATGCAGAACCGTATCAACGCTACGAAGTCGGAACGGGAAAGCCAATACGTATAAAAGATCTTGCCTTGCAGGCTAAAAAAATCCTAGATAGCAAAACACAGCTGAATTTTGGCGCAATACCGTATCGAGAAGGGGAAATAATGGAGTCAAAGGCTGATATATTCAAGTTAAAAGATTTGGGATGGAGCCCAAGCATTGATATAGAAACAGGTATGTTGAAAATGGTTGAATTTATGAAAGATTGCTAAGTTAAGTGCGGACACAACATAGATGTGAATTAGAAAACCTCGGCAATCTAAATGAGAATTGGCAATCATCGGTATTGAGGTGATGTGAAATGCCCTTATACAATGTTGGAATACCGTAGCTTGAAAGTGTATGGAAAAATTGGCGCAGGATACCCAGCCCTGAAAAATCGAATTTTTTTTAGGGTTTTTGCTGCACATCTTGTACACGGCGGCTGCATCGTGTGCAGAATCAAGAATCAAAGCGGAAATATTCCAGTCAGAGAAAACGCCTTGATGCAGGCCAGTCCGTGCAGCATGGCAGGAAGGTCATGGCGGGAAGCACGCTCCAGGACAGGGAAGACAGGCAGTCAGTAGAAGAAATTTCTGGACGAATCCAAGCCCCAATTGGCATTGGGCTGGGAGAACCAGCGCTTGTGGCAGCACTTGTCTATGCCCTGCTTATGGCAGTCACAGGTCGAGTGGCTGCGCTCACGGTTTGAGACCACAACGGGAGTGCCGTCACCAGCCAGAACCAACTTCTTGGTATTCAGAAGACCTTTGTGCATTGAGCCGGCCAAGAAGATACGGCTGAAGATTTTACCGATGATGGAAAGCTTGCTCTTGAGGATGCCTCCTGCACCATGCCCATCGAAATATTTGATGATGGTGGCAGCATGATCTTTGTCGAAGGACGGAGACTTTTCACCATTGCCTTTACCTTTAGGCGGTTTTTTCCTGCGATAGCGCAGGTGAGGCAAGAAATTGTTGCAGCCTGGCCATAAGCGGTGGAAGAAGTCATAAAAAGAGGCGAAGGAAGGTGTATGGTCGGGTGAAAAGCCCGAAATTATGGCCAGAGACTCATCGGACCGCAGACGCTCGGCCCAGTCAACAAGGGAAGTAGACTTAAGGCAGATGGAAAGCAAGTAGGAACGCAGCATCGAGGAAGGGAGCCATGCAGGACGACCTTCCTCTGAGTAGAAAGGGGCGCATGATTTCGTCAATGGGTGAAAGATCAAAAGCCAGGAGCCTGGCTGTCAGCTTGCACTTCTTCTTGTCGAACCGCTTGAGGTGGCTGTTGTGAATGCGTTGGGAGAGGAGCTGCTTATAAGCAGTGTGGGAGCCGTCTTTAGGCAATCTCAGCATGATGTTCACTTTCTTTCCAAGTACTATTGTACATGTGAAACATCAAACTGAGATGGGTGATACTCATTCGCAACAGCTTTTGCTACAAATTGTGGGGGCACATTGAATATTATGCCATGGTTCGAGACTGGCAAATAAATGGCTTTGAGTTTTCTAATTTACATGGGTATAAGGGGGAGGACATAGCCAAACTGTTTTCTCTTTTAAGCACTTCGGTCAAAACGGACACTGTTCCTAAATCGTTGCAGCCTGCAATGCAACAAAGCGTTATCTGCTGGGGCGATGGATCGCCTCTCAGGGAATTCCTCTATGTGGATGATTTGGCTAACCTTTGCGTGTTTCTGATGAATAACTACAGCGGTGATGAGACGGTTAATGCCGGTACTGGTAAGGAGCTTTCCATAAAGGAATTGACTGAGCTGGTGGCAGAGGTTATCGGCTATGAAGGTGAGATTGCCTGGGATACAAGCAAGCCTAACGGCACTCCAAGAAAACTTCTTGACGTTTCCAAGGCTGAAAAGCTCGGTTGGAAATATAAGACAGAACTGCGGGACGGTATCAGGTTGGCCTATGAGGATTTCTTGCACAATCCTGTTAGGGCTGAGAGATAAAAATAATGAGTGACGGATTGATAAATGAAGTTTAGGAGGGGAGGAATCTGATGAGCAAATCTTGTTTTGGTGCTTACGATATAAGAGGCATTTACCCTGCTCAGGTCAATGAGCAGCTGGCCTATGGCATAGGCCGCGCCTTTCCTGCCTTGATAAAAGGAAAGAAAATAGCCGTGGGACGGGATGTGCGGCTTTTCGGGGCTTCTTTGCAGGAGGCTTTGGTTAGAGGCTTGATAGAGGCTGGTGCAGAGGTTGCGGATATTGGTGTGGTGGGCACGGAGATGATTTACTTTGCTGTGCCTCACCTGAATCTGGACGGCGGCATTATGATCACCGCCAGCCACAATCCCAAGGAATACAACGGCATGAAGTTCGTGGGGCGGGATTCAGTGCCCTTGTCCAAGGAACTATTCAAGGCCTTGGAAGTGCAGGTGAGGGAGGGAAACTTTCCGCCTGTGGAGAGCGGCGGTGTTCTGTGGTAGACGGATATACTGGCTGATTATGTGGAGGCCATGCTTTCTTATGTTGATTTGGGCAGCCTGAAGCCATATAAAGTAGTAGTGAATGCTGGCAATGGGGCGGCGGGGCCGGTGCTGGATGCAATGGAAAAACAGCTGCCCTTTGAACTGGTGAAACTGGGCTGCATTCCGGACGGGAATTTCCCTCAGGGTGTACCTAATCCCCTGTTGCCGGAGAATCAGGCGGCTACGGCAGAGGCAGTGAAGAAATACGGCGCAGACTTTGGCGTGGCCTGGGACGGAGACTTTGATAGATGCTTTATCTATGACGAGCAGGGCAGGTTCATTGACTCCTGCTATATGGTGGGCTTTCTGGCTCAGGCCTTCCTTGCCAGGGAAAAAGGGGCGGGGATAGTCTACGACCCCAGGGCGGTGTTCAACATAGAAGATGCCATTACCAGCGGTGGCGGCAGGTCCATTATTTCCAAAGGCGGCCATGTGTTCTTCAAACGGAAAATGCGGGAGACAGGCGCAGTATATGGAGGGGAAATGAGCGCCCACCATTACTTTCGGGACTTCCACTACTGCGACAGCGGCATGCTCCCATGGCTGCTGGTGGCGGAACTCCTCTCCAAGTCAGGAAAGAGGCTGTCACAGCTGCTAGATGAGCGGATAGAGCGGTTCCCTGTGTCCGGGGAGAGGAATCTGCAGATGGCGGATGCCCCGTCTGTGATGGAGAAGATTGAAAAAGTCTACAGTGGCGAAGGACAGGTTTCGAAAATTGACGGGCTTTCGGTAGATATGGGGAATTGGCGGTTCAATCTCCGAGCCTCAAATACAGAGCCTTTGCTGAGGCTGAATGTGGAGAGCCGGGGAGACAGACAGCTGTGCATAGTCAAAGTTGAACAACTAATTGGAAAGATTTTAGGTTGTGATTGATATGCAAAAATACAAATCCAAAGCCGGACATCAAAGAATCCAATACAGCCACAATGCGAGTTCGATGGCTGGGGGGGCTGCCACTATGGAATAACTTGGCTTCACGACTGGTGAAGCGTTGGAAAGAGGCCCGGGAAAGGGTAGTTGAGTAGGGGCTATTATGGTTTGGAAGAATAAGTTCCATGAACGGATCAACGAATTGTGGAAACGTGCCAAAGACCAAAACCACAAAATGACACAGGTGGAGTATGCCAAACGGCTGGGCGTAACAAGAAATACGCTCATGGGCTGGCTGCGTGGCTCCGGTCAGCCGGATACAGACGGCCTTGTCCGCATAGCCAGCATAGAGAACGTCAGCTTGTACTGGCTGCTGGGGGATGAACGTCATGAAGACAAAGATGAGCAGGTCATGCTTCAGCTTTTCAAAAGCCTTAGTTCGGAATACAAATCGCACCTGCTGTTTTTGGCGGAGAAATTTAAACAAGATAGCTAGGGCATGTTGCTTAATTCAGCGTTTCCTTAAAAAAAGAGCAGTGAGCAATTCCGCAAGGGGAGGCTCACTGCTCTTGTACGTTTTACTTTTCCAGGGTTATGCTGTCCACCTTTTGGCCGCTTACGGTGAAGCATTCCACTGACAGCTTTTCCGGGGTGACTGACAGAACCAGATAATTTGGTTCCGTAGGCTGTGAGATGGCAGCTATATCAAGCGGGTCGGCAGGCACCTGGTATTGCTGGTCGCCGGCAGGGCCGCTCATGATGCAGACGGGGCCTTTGTCTGAGGTCTGGAAGTTTGACAGCGGCCCCCGGCGGCGGTAGGTGTGCATGTGGCCCGTGAGGATAAGGTCAGCGCCGGTCTCTTCAAGGGCGGGCAGCAGGGCGCGGCCTGCATCGCTGAAGCCGTAGGCGCTGTCCTGCCCCGGCTGGTATTCATCGTAGGCCAGTACGTCCTTGTGCATGAGTACCACCCGCCAGGGCAGGTCTTTTTTTTCGCGCTCTTTCAGCCAGTTCAGCTGGGCATTCAGCAGGTGGTCTTTGCCGAAGAAGCCGTCCAGTTCCAGCATTTGGGTGTTCAGCACGATGAATTCCACGGGACCGTAAGTGAAGCTGTAGAAATAGCCGTGGAAGGTGGCCGTGCCATTGCCGGGGAAGGTGAAGGTGCTGAGATACTTCCTGGGCAGGCAGTTTTTCCAGTCCAAGCCGTAGCATTCATGATTGCCCATGATGGGGACGAAGGGGTGGTTTGCATAGGGCGCCATAGCAGAGAGAAAGCCTTCCCACTGCCATTCGGCTTCGCCATTGTCTGCCAGATCACCCAAGTCAGCAAAGAAGGCCGCTTCGGGACAGCGGCCCCAGCCGGCAGCCAAAGTGTCCTGCCATACCTCATAGGAGACGTTTGTGCATTGGGAGTCAGTGAAGATCAGGGCTTTGAAAGAAGCCGTAGCAGGAGGCTTGGTACCCGGGGGAAAGTAGGCTCCTGGCACGGGGGTATCCATGGGGCTGGCCATAGCCCTTTGCCAGCTGTGGGGCAGCAGGGGGAGAAGGCCCAGGGAGAGCATAACCTGTCCTGTTTTTTGCAAGAATGTTCTGCGGGTCATAAGAAAGCCTTCTTTCTTAGTTTTGTACCTTGGCAGCTTTTCGTTCGTAAATCCAGGCACCTGCAATCAGAACTACAGCGGCGATGATCACCAGAATCAGTCTGGTGGGGTCCTCCTGAGCTGTGATGGTGTCGTGGCCGATGATGGCCTCGATGCCCGTGGAGGGGAATTTGCCGATAAAAGAAGCTATCACATAGTCGCGCAGGGAAATGGCAGACAGGGCGCCTACGGCATTCAGGAGGGCTGAGGGCAGGTAAGGCACCATGCGGGCAATCAGCATGACCACGAAGCCCCGCTCCCCGCTGTACTTGTCGATATTTGAGAGGGATTTGTGCTTCTGGATGATTTTCTCGGCACTTTCCCGGAAGAAGAAGCGCAGCAAGAGGAAGCTGATGGTGACCCCCACGGTCTCTGCCACGCAGGACAGCACAATGCCGGGGATGATGCCGAAAATCAGGGTGTTGGCAGTGGAGAAGATGATGGCGGGAGGAAAGCCGATGGCATTGACGCAGAGGGTGAGCCAAAAGGCGAAGAAAACGGCCCAGGTGCCGAAGGATTGGATATATTCAGCTGTCTCCTGTATATCGCCCCGGCCCAGCAGAGCCAAAAGGTTGGGCAAAAACTCCGGGTCAGCCAGATGGATGGCGGCGAATTGAATGATGATGGCAAAGAGGGCGGCAAACTTCACCCACCCCATGGATTTCCTGATAGCCAAAGCCATTCCTCCTAATAAATTTGCTGGCTTAATTATAACGCCATTGTTCAGATTTTGTCGACAGACAAAATATACTAATTAGCGTTTTCCCACGGGGACTAGCTTCGCGTCGCACGAGGCACGAGTTATAACGCCATGATTCAGATTTTGTCGAGATGCACATTATTTAACAAAGTCTGGCTGAAAAAAGGGTGGGGGTGCTGTCAATTTCGCCCGGGCTGTGGTATTATATTAGGGTGTGTATGCAGGAAAGAGAATTTTGAGGAGAATGATCGAGGGTGAAGCAGGTAAAGGGCAGGGAATTGTCTGCTGGCCTGACCATGGTCGCGGCTCTGCTTACGAGCCTTATTACAGTGCCGGGCTTGCTTTTCCAGGCGGGCATGGACTTCACGGCAGCTTTTATGTCCATGGGAGCCGTGAGCATTGCGGCGTCTGCCTGGCTGGCCTACAAGGGGCTGCCCCTCATAGCCATGCCCTCGGTGCCTATGGTTGCCTGGCTGGCCTATGTGGTGATCATCTCCAAGGGCTGCAGCTGGCAGGAAGTGCTGGGACTTTCGGCGCTGGTTTCCTGTGCAGGTGTTGTCCTGTTCAGCTTTGCCCAAGGGCCAAGGCTGTTTTCTGCTGTTCCTGTGTGGCTTAGGAAGTCGCTGGTTATAGGACTGGGCCTGATGCTCATCATGCAGGGGCTGGTGCAGGGGCGCTTGCTCATTGCCTCTCCCTGGTCGGCTGTGATGCTGGGAAATCTTCAGGATCCGCTGGCCTGGTGGAGTTTCATGGGGCTGATAGTGGGTGCGGTGCTGCTGGCGGCCAGGTTTGACTGGGCGCTGGGGGCGGTCTTTCTGCTCATTGCGGGACTGACCTTTATGGAAGGCTTCTGGATTCTCCCTGCCACTCCGGGGCTTTTGCCTGAGGGGCTGGAAAAGGTCCTGGGGCAGGCTGCCTTTGGCGGCGATTGGGCCGGGGCACATACGTTGGACTTCTTTCTCATGGGGCTGGTCATGCTGCTGGCAGTGAGCTCGGAATCCTGGTGCCTATGGCAGGGAATGCCAAGGGAGGAAGGAAATCTGCGGCCTGTCCTCAGAGGACTGGCTGGCTTTAGCCTGATAGGAGCATTTCTGGGGTGCCTGCCCCTTTCTCTTTCACCGCTTTCAGCCGCAGGCTGGGAGTCAGGCGGCAGGAGAGGCAGAACGGCGGCTTTTGCCCTGTTGGCGCTGGCTGCCATTTGGTTCATGGAGCCGGTTATAGCAGAGCTGTCAAGCTTTCCTGCCATGACGGTGCCGCTTCTGGTCCTGCCAGGGGTGTTGCTCATCTGGCGGCAGCTGGAGGATTTCAGCCCTCACCGCCTGGCTTTTGAAGAGTTCCTGCCGGGACTCACAGCTGCTGTGATCATGGCGGTTTCCTTCAATGTGTCGGCCGGAGTGGGAGCGGGGCTGATTGCCCGTGCGCTGCTCTTTGCTGCCGCAGGCAGGAGCAGGGAATTGTGTCCTGCTGAAACAGGTCTGGCGATTCTCTTTGCCGTATATTTTCTGGTTATATATCTCTGATTCAAGAGAGAAATATATTTTTCCGCAAGTTCAAGGTAAAGTTTTTAGGGAGTGTTCTTTTCGTGAAAGTTTCGTTTTGGTACGGTAAAGCCATTGCTTGTTCACTGCTGGGAGTTCTGGCAGTTTCTGCCCCTGCTTCTGAGGTTTCTGCCCGTCATCACAGCAGCCCTGGGGAGACGAAGGTGCTGGACAGGCAGATTGCAAGTGATGTGAAAAGCATGACGGACAGGAAGGTGCAGGACGCCACCAGCCGTGGGGATTTTCAGGCCCGCATCCACGCCATTCTGGAGCAGAATGAGAAGGAAAAAAAGGCACAGCAGGAAAGCTTCAATGTGCGGCAGACGCTTTCTGCTGATGACGATGAGATTCTGGGCACGCCGCTGGCCAGCCAGCAGCAGTGCGTGAATTACCTTCTGAGCGTGAATCCCCGTCCGGCAATTTCTGTTTCTCCCGAAACGCTGGTTTCGTACTATTACGAAGAGGGAGCCCGTGAGGGTGTGCGCCCCGATGTGGCTTTTGCCCAGGCACTGAAGGAAACCGGCTTTTTCCGCTATGGCGGCACGGTAACCGCTGACCAGAACAACTATTGCGGTCTGGGCACTACCAGCGCCGAAGTGAAGGGGGCCTACTTCCCTTCCTCCCAGCTGGGCGTGCGTGCCCATATCCAGCATCTGCTCGCTTATGCCTCTACCAGGAAGCCCGTGGAAGCGGTGGTGGATCCCCGTTACCAGCTGGTGCGTTCCTCCTATGGCAAGCGTACTCTGGGCCGTTGGGAAGATTTGAACGGCCGCTGGGCAGTCCCTGGCTATTCTTACGGCCAGAGTATTCTCTCCATGTTCAAGGACATGCTGCGCAAGTAAATTTCAGCCCGTATGGGTGTAGATAAAGAAAAGGATGAATAACAGCCAATGATTACAACCAACAATGTGAGTCTGCAGTTCGGCAAGCGCGTGCTTTACAAAGATGTGAACCTGAAGTTCACTCCGGGCAACTGCTATGGCATCATCGGTGCCAACGGTGCGGGCAAGTCCACCTTCCTGAAGCTTCTCTCCGGTGACATCGAGCCTACTGGCGGCAACATCGAGATTACTCCGGGTGAGCGCCTGTCTGTGCTGAAGCAGGACCATTATGCCTTTGATGAATTTGAGGTGCTGCGCACGGTCATGATGGGCAACAAGCGTCTGGTGGAAATCATGGACGAGAAGGATGCCCTCTATGCCAAGCCGGATTTCTCCGATGAGGACGGTATGAAGGCGTCCGAGCTGGAAGCCGAGTTCGCGGAGATGAACGGCTGGGATGCCGAGTCCGAGGCTGCCCGCCTGCTGAACGGTCTGGGCATTCCCGAGAATGAGCACACCATGCAGATGGCAGAGCTCACTGCCAAGGAGAAGGTGCGTGTGCTGCTGGCCCAGGCTCTCTTCGGCAATCCCGATATCCTGCTGCTGGACGAGCCTACCAACCACCTGGATGTGGAGTCCATCAACTGGCTGGAGGACTTCCTGGCTGGCTTTGAGAACACGGTCATCGTGGTTTCCCATGACCGTCATTTCCTGAACCAGGTCTGCACCTATATCTGTGATGTGGACTTCGGGGAAATCAAGCAGTATGCCGGCAACTACGACTTCTGGTATGAGTCCAGCCAGCTGGCTCTGCAGATGGCCAAGGATGCCAACAAGAAGAAGGAAGAGAAGATCAAGGAGCTGCAGACCTTTATCCAGCGGTTTGCAGCCAACGCTGCCAAGTCCAAGCAGGCTACTTCCCGCAAGAAGATGCTGGACAAGATCACCCTGGACGACATCAAGCCGTCCTCCCGCCGCTATCCCTACATTGCCTTCACTCCCGATCGTGAGGCTGGCGACCAGCTGCTGACGGTGGAGGGCATTTCCAAGACTGTGGATGGGGAGCAGGTGCTGAAGAATGTGAGCTTCACCCTGAAGCGCGGCGACAAGGTGGCCTTTGTGGGTCCCAACAGCATCGGCAAGACCATGCTCTTCAAGATTCTCATGGGCGAGGAGGAGCCGGACGAGGGTTCCTTCAAGTGGGGTATCACCACCACCCAGGCATATCTGCCTGCTGACAACTCCGCTTACTTTGACGATATCGACCTGAACCTGGTGGACTGGCTGCGCCAGTACAGCAAGGACCCGGATGAGACCTTCGTACGCGGCTTCCTGGGCCGTATGCTCTTCTCCGGCGAGGAAAGCCAGAAGAAGGCGCAGGTGCTCTCCGGCGGCGAGCGGGTGCGCTGCATGCTGTCCCGCATGATGCTCTCCGGTGCCAATGTGCTGCTCTTGGACGAGCCTACCAACCATCTGGATCTGGAATCCATTACGGCCCTCAACAACGGCCTCATGGACTTCAAGGGCACGGAGCTCTTCGTGTCCCACGACCATCAGTTCGTCCAGACCATTGCCAACCGCATCATCGACATCACTCCCGATGGGGTGGTGGACCGCGTCACCACTTATGACGAGTTCCTTGCCAATGAAACGGTGAAGCAGCAGCTGGCAGAGAAATACGGCAAGAAGTAAGACTTTAGCAGCTAAATTTTCTAAGAACCGGAGGCGTGGCAATGCTCAAGAGATTTTTCCAGGGGCGTGTAGAGGATACCAGTACCACGACGCGCCTCAAGGAAATGGTGAACGTCTTGCGCAAGCGGGAAGTCATGGGGGGCATGACCCCCGAGAAGCTGCGGGCAGTGCTGGAGGATCTGGGGCCCACTTTCGTGAAGCTGGGCCAGGTCATGAGCATGCGTCCCGACTTCCTGCCTCCCGAATACTGCGAGGAGCTCATGAAGCTCCAGACAGAGGCGCTGCCTTTGCCTTTTGAAACCATTACCGAGGTCATAGAGCAGGAGT
This genomic interval from Selenomonas sp. AB3002 contains the following:
- a CDS encoding glucosaminidase domain-containing protein, whose protein sequence is MTDRKVQDATSRGDFQARIHAILEQNEKEKKAQQESFNVRQTLSADDDEILGTPLASQQQCVNYLLSVNPRPAISVSPETLVSYYYEEGAREGVRPDVAFAQALKETGFFRYGGTVTADQNNYCGLGTTSAEVKGAYFPSSQLGVRAHIQHLLAYASTRKPVEAVVDPRYQLVRSSYGKRTLGRWEDLNGRWAVPGYSYGQSILSMFKDMLRK
- a CDS encoding metallophosphoesterase — its product is MTRRTFLQKTGQVMLSLGLLPLLPHSWQRAMASPMDTPVPGAYFPPGTKPPATASFKALIFTDSQCTNVSYEVWQDTLAAGWGRCPEAAFFADLGDLADNGEAEWQWEGFLSAMAPYANHPFVPIMGNHECYGLDWKNCLPRKYLSTFTFPGNGTATFHGYFYSFTYGPVEFIVLNTQMLELDGFFGKDHLLNAQLNWLKEREKKDLPWRVVLMHKDVLAYDEYQPGQDSAYGFSDAGRALLPALEETGADLILTGHMHTYRRRGPLSNFQTSDKGPVCIMSGPAGDQQYQVPADPLDIAAISQPTEPNYLVLSVTPEKLSVECFTVSGQKVDSITLEK
- a CDS encoding NAD-dependent epimerase/dehydratase; the protein is MMKKRILVTGATGFLGSHLIKRLLREGQEVVILKRSFSDISRIAREMKQLKAYNLDEISNVAQVFQEQHIDVVIHTATCYGRNRETVQQVFETNIVFPLSLLETATFFNTDTFFNTDTILSKYLNWYALSKKQFSEIGKQFAHVGKIKYIDVVLEHMYGEGDSNSKFIPFLLKSLQDNVPELKLTAGEQKRDFIYVEDVIDAYWKIMIQQDNAEPYQRYEVGTGKPIRIKDLALQAKKILDSKTQLNFGAIPYREGEIMESKADIFKLKDLGWSPSIDIETGMLKMVEFMKDC
- a CDS encoding helix-turn-helix transcriptional regulator; this translates as MVWKNKFHERINELWKRAKDQNHKMTQVEYAKRLGVTRNTLMGWLRGSGQPDTDGLVRIASIENVSLYWLLGDERHEDKDEQVMLQLFKSLSSEYKSHLLFLAEKFKQDS
- the rfbH gene encoding lipopolysaccharide biosynthesis protein RfbH; this encodes MNKQEMHDKILAMVREYCDTYHNQDVAYRKGDRIPYASRVYDHEEMENLVDSALEFWLTSGRYVLEFEKGMAEYLGTKYVAVVNSGSSANLLAFMTLTSPLLKDRRICRGDEVITVAAGFPTTVSPIINYGAVPVFVDVTIPQYNLDVTMLEAALSAKTKAVMIAHTLGNPFDLQAVKDFCDKHNLWLIEDNCDALGSLYTINGEEKLTGTIGDLGTSSFYPPHHMTMGQGGAVYTSNPLLNKIMRSFRDWGRDCVCASGQDNFCGHRFDGQYGELPKGYDHKYVYSHFGLNLNITDMQAAIGVAQLKKFPQFVERRRYNFDRLYKGLQEVSDKLILPEPVENSKPSWFGFMMTCNGVARDEIVPYIESKGVQTRMLFAGNLIKHPCFDEMRKSGEGYRVVGDLANTDRIMRDTFWVGVYPGMTDEKIDYMAKAIKEAVCL
- the rfbG gene encoding CDP-glucose 4,6-dehydratase; translated protein: MMDLSFYRGKRILVTGHTGFKGSWLCQILKQAGAEVTGYALEPVTEPNLFQIAGVAEGMTSVIGDVRDFAILRDVFAKAQPEIVLHLAAQPLVIKSYEEPVLTYETNVMGTVNVLECVRQTESVKSFLNVTTDKVYENKEWAWGYRENEPLDGYDPYSNSKSCSELVTHCYKKSFFTDARCAISTARAGNVIGGGDFSANRIVPDCIHAACAGNTIEVRNPYSTRPYQHVLEPLFAYLLIAQAQYEDSTCADWYNVGPDECDCVTTGELVDIFCRQWGDGVNWQNISVEGPHEANFLKLDCSKIKSRLKWRPNWHIKDALRETVAWTKAWQRGEDMAKVMDKQIEDFLGGCNE
- a CDS encoding NAD-dependent epimerase/dehydratase family protein is translated as MQQSVICWGDGSPLREFLYVDDLANLCVFLMNNYSGDETVNAGTGKELSIKELTELVAEVIGYEGEIAWDTSKPNGTPRKLLDVSKAEKLGWKYKTELRDGIRLAYEDFLHNPVRAER
- a CDS encoding TVP38/TMEM64 family protein codes for the protein MGWVKFAALFAIIIQFAAIHLADPEFLPNLLALLGRGDIQETAEYIQSFGTWAVFFAFWLTLCVNAIGFPPAIIFSTANTLIFGIIPGIVLSCVAETVGVTISFLLLRFFFRESAEKIIQKHKSLSNIDKYSGERGFVVMLIARMVPYLPSALLNAVGALSAISLRDYVIASFIGKFPSTGIEAIIGHDTITAQEDPTRLILVIIAAVVLIAGAWIYERKAAKVQN